One segment of Streptomyces roseifaciens DNA contains the following:
- a CDS encoding TetR/AcrR family transcriptional regulator has translation MNGSGTAPAAPTPSARPAYRRLSVEERRTQLIAAALVLFAHHAPEDVSLDDVAAAAKVSRPLVYRYFPGGKPQLYETALRSAADDLELCFAEPRTGPLTGRLAAVLDRYLTFVDEHDAGFGALLQGGSVAETSRTGAIVDGVRRAAAAQILKHLQVPEPGPRLRMMVRTWITAVEAASLIWLDEGKQPPVEELRDWLVDHFVALLTATSASDPQTAEVTRAALALERAEGPVGRLARQVIPVVSDAAHLL, from the coding sequence ATGAACGGCAGCGGAACCGCCCCGGCAGCACCGACTCCGTCCGCCCGCCCCGCCTACCGCAGACTCAGCGTCGAGGAACGCCGCACCCAGCTGATCGCCGCCGCCCTCGTGCTCTTCGCCCACCACGCCCCGGAGGACGTCTCCCTGGACGACGTCGCGGCGGCCGCCAAGGTGTCGAGGCCGCTCGTGTACCGCTACTTCCCCGGGGGCAAGCCCCAGCTGTACGAGACGGCGCTGCGCAGCGCCGCCGACGACCTGGAGCTGTGCTTCGCCGAGCCGCGGACCGGCCCCCTCACCGGCCGCCTGGCCGCCGTCCTCGACCGCTACCTGACGTTCGTGGACGAGCACGACGCCGGGTTCGGCGCGCTGCTGCAGGGCGGCAGCGTCGCCGAGACCTCCCGCACGGGCGCGATCGTGGACGGCGTGCGCCGGGCCGCCGCCGCGCAGATCCTCAAGCACCTGCAGGTGCCGGAGCCGGGCCCCCGGCTGCGCATGATGGTCCGCACCTGGATCACGGCCGTGGAGGCGGCCTCCCTTATCTGGCTGGACGAGGGCAAGCAGCCCCCGGTCGAGGAGCTGCGCGACTGGCTCGTCGACCACTTCGTGGCGCTGCTGACGGCCACGTCGGCGAGCGACCCGCAGACGGCCGAGGTCACCCGTGCGGCGCTGGCGCTGGAGCGTGCGGAAGGGCCCGTGGGGCGCCTGGCCCGCCAGGTCATTCCGGTGGTGTCGGATGCGGCGCACCTGCTCTGA
- a CDS encoding AurF N-oxygenase family protein yields MTPSNPVASPLRDALGPLKDREQVALRLLESSARHSFDPDTELDWEAPLEDGKWFWPPELLSLYGTPLWRTMSEEQRLELSRHEAASLASLGIWFELILMQLLVRHVYDKPLTSSHVRYALTEIADECRHSKMFARLIKHGGAPAYPVTPLHHNLARVLKTVSTTPGSFACTLLGEEILDHMQRLTFPDERVQTLVRGVTRIHVVEEARHVRYAREELRRQMVDCPRWEAGLTRLSCGEAARVFSVAFVNPAVYTNVGLDRREAVAQVRASGHRREVMQAGAKRLTDFLDDIGVMRGVGRRLWRASGLLA; encoded by the coding sequence GTGACCCCAAGTAACCCTGTAGCCAGCCCCCTCCGGGACGCCCTCGGGCCGCTCAAGGACCGCGAGCAGGTCGCGCTGCGGCTGCTGGAGTCCTCCGCCAGACACTCCTTCGACCCGGACACGGAACTCGACTGGGAAGCACCCCTCGAGGACGGCAAGTGGTTCTGGCCGCCCGAGCTGCTCTCCCTCTACGGCACCCCGCTGTGGCGCACGATGTCCGAGGAGCAGCGCCTCGAACTCTCCCGGCACGAGGCCGCCTCGCTCGCCTCCCTGGGCATATGGTTCGAGCTCATCCTGATGCAGCTGCTGGTCCGGCACGTCTACGACAAACCCCTGACCAGCTCCCACGTCCGCTACGCGCTCACCGAGATCGCCGACGAGTGCCGGCACTCGAAGATGTTCGCCCGGCTGATCAAGCACGGCGGCGCCCCCGCGTACCCCGTGACGCCCCTGCACCACAACCTGGCCCGCGTCCTCAAGACGGTGTCCACCACGCCCGGTTCCTTCGCCTGCACGCTGCTGGGCGAGGAGATCCTCGACCACATGCAGCGCCTGACCTTCCCCGACGAGCGGGTGCAGACGCTCGTGCGCGGCGTCACGCGCATCCACGTCGTGGAGGAGGCGCGCCACGTGCGGTACGCCCGCGAGGAGCTGCGCCGCCAGATGGTGGACTGCCCGCGCTGGGAGGCCGGCCTGACCCGGCTCAGCTGCGGCGAGGCGGCCCGCGTCTTCTCGGTCGCCTTCGTCAACCCGGCCGTCTACACGAACGTGGGCCTGGACCGGCGCGAGGCCGTCGCCCAGGTGCGGGCCAGCGGCCACCGGCGCGAGGTGATGCAGGCGGGCGCCAAGCGGCTCACGGACTTCCTGGACGACATCGGCGTGATGCGGGGTGTGGGCCGCCGGCTGTGGCGCGCCTCCGGGCTCCTGGCCTGA
- a CDS encoding ferritin-like domain-containing protein translates to MTTRNLYAHDPGDPGWTVPATGAARFSWEYDDGRDRLLALYQKGKDKQWDAEKRIDWSLPVDPYDPLGLPDDNMPVHGTRYWGKMSGKDKDELRRNYAAWQFSQFLHGEQGAMVCAARIVESVPDLDAKFYSATQTMDEARHAELYGRFLQEKIGLVYPIDDNLQSLLGDTLRDSRWDMPYLGMQVLIEGLALAAFGMLRDVTDKPLPKQILAYVMQDEARHVAFGRMALRDYYRQLSRAELREREEFVIEGCYLMRDRLRGEVVLTDFGIPEAEAVELSEQSEYLRVFRQLLFSRIVPCVKDIGLWGERLQRAYVDMGVLELGDASLDLLMAQDEEIAEKLDAERFAEEEAERRAEVAEAIAQGAGGDSGTPEM, encoded by the coding sequence ATGACGACGCGCAACCTCTACGCACACGACCCCGGCGACCCCGGATGGACGGTGCCCGCGACCGGAGCGGCCCGCTTCAGCTGGGAATACGATGACGGCCGCGACCGCCTGCTCGCCCTTTACCAAAAAGGCAAGGACAAGCAGTGGGACGCCGAGAAGCGCATCGACTGGTCCCTTCCCGTCGATCCGTACGACCCGCTCGGCCTGCCCGACGACAACATGCCCGTCCACGGCACCCGCTACTGGGGAAAGATGAGCGGGAAGGACAAGGACGAGCTGCGGCGCAATTACGCGGCCTGGCAATTCAGCCAGTTCCTGCACGGCGAGCAGGGCGCCATGGTCTGCGCGGCGCGCATCGTGGAATCCGTCCCGGACCTCGACGCCAAGTTCTACTCGGCCACCCAGACCATGGACGAGGCCCGCCACGCCGAGCTCTACGGCCGCTTCCTCCAGGAGAAGATCGGCCTGGTCTACCCCATCGACGACAACCTGCAGTCCCTGCTGGGGGACACCCTGCGCGACTCCCGCTGGGACATGCCCTACCTCGGCATGCAGGTGCTCATCGAGGGCCTGGCCCTCGCCGCCTTCGGCATGCTGCGCGACGTCACCGACAAACCGCTGCCCAAACAGATCCTCGCCTACGTCATGCAGGACGAGGCCCGGCACGTCGCCTTCGGCCGCATGGCCCTGCGGGACTACTACCGCCAGTTGTCGCGCGCCGAGCTGCGCGAGCGCGAGGAATTCGTCATCGAGGGCTGCTATTTGATGCGCGACCGGCTGCGGGGCGAGGTGGTGCTCACGGACTTCGGTATTCCGGAGGCCGAGGCCGTCGAACTCAGCGAGCAGTCCGAATACCTCCGCGTATTCCGGCAGCTGCTGTTCTCGCGCATCGTTCCGTGCGTCAAGGACATCGGCCTGTGGGGCGAGCGGCTGCAGCGCGCGTACGTCGACATGGGCGTCCTGGAGCTGGGCGACGCGAGCCTGGACCTGCTCATGGCCCAGGACGAGGAGATCGCCGAGAAGCTGGACGCGGAGCGCTTCGCGGAGGAGGAGGCGGAGCGCCGGGCCGAGGTCGCGGAGGCGATCGCGCAAGGTGCGGGAGGGGATTCCGGGACGCCTGAAATGTGA
- a CDS encoding polysaccharide deacetylase family protein, with the protein MARPTARRSRHLLIATASALTFFATISGCVAMATEDPGTTGTPGTGRGGDDGKGRGGASSPAGPGGGASTPPARVSAEISHESEDPGKTVNLTIDDGPEPGWTVKVLDLLAKYDAKATFCIIGSRAQEYPDLVKKVVAAGHRLCNHSVDHNTAMDKRPESYQERQVLEARTMIEKAAGPGVRVYYYRAPGGAFTPYSRDVAASHGMRPLGWSVDTHDWRNPGVGHIVDAVKKGMKEGPVVLFHDGGGNRGQTVAALEQLLPWFKEQGYAFAYPKT; encoded by the coding sequence ATGGCACGACCGACCGCTCGGAGGAGTCGGCATCTCCTGATCGCGACGGCGTCGGCACTGACGTTCTTCGCCACGATATCCGGTTGCGTGGCCATGGCCACGGAGGATCCGGGGACGACGGGTACGCCGGGCACGGGCCGGGGCGGCGACGACGGCAAGGGGCGGGGCGGGGCCTCGTCCCCGGCCGGGCCCGGGGGCGGCGCGAGCACGCCGCCGGCCCGGGTCTCGGCCGAGATCTCGCACGAGAGCGAGGACCCAGGAAAAACGGTCAACCTGACGATCGACGACGGACCCGAGCCGGGCTGGACGGTCAAGGTCCTCGACCTGCTCGCGAAGTACGACGCCAAGGCGACGTTCTGCATCATCGGGTCGCGGGCCCAGGAGTACCCCGACCTCGTGAAGAAGGTCGTCGCGGCCGGCCACCGGCTCTGCAACCACTCCGTCGACCACAACACCGCCATGGACAAGCGCCCCGAGTCCTACCAGGAGCGCCAGGTCCTGGAGGCCCGCACGATGATCGAGAAGGCGGCCGGCCCCGGCGTCCGGGTGTACTACTACCGGGCGCCCGGCGGCGCCTTCACCCCGTACAGCCGGGACGTCGCCGCCTCGCACGGCATGCGCCCGCTCGGCTGGAGCGTCGACACCCACGACTGGCGCAACCCCGGCGTCGGCCACATCGTCGACGCGGTCAAGAAGGGCATGAAGGAGGGCCCCGTGGTCCTCTTCCACGACGGCGGCGGCAACCGCGGCCAGACGGTCGCCGCCCTGGAGCAGCTCCTGCCGTGGTTCAAGGAGCAGGGGTACGCGTTCGCGTACCCGAAGACCTGA
- a CDS encoding amino acid permease, whose product MPLDVPGSSGVSGVSDEERLRQLGYTQVLARHMSGFANFAVSFTIISVLSGCMTLYGFGMHTGGPAMLTWGWIGVGAMSLVVGLAMAEVCSSYPTSAGLYFWAYRMAPEKSRAAWAWFTGWFNVLGQVAATAGIDFGAASFLNAYLDLQFGFAATPGHTMLLFGAVLLLHAVLNTFGVRLVAFLNSVSVWWHLLGVLLIVGALAVVPDHHRSASFVFTHFVNDTGWGSGLYVGLLSLLVAQYTFTGYDASAHMTEETNDAAVAGPRGIVRSIWASWIAGFVLLAGLTYAIQDWDGAAGTATGVPPAQIFMDALGAAAGKLLLLVVIVAQLFCGMASVTANSRMIYAFSRDGALPFSRVWHRINPQTRTPTNAVWLAAAGAFALGLPYLINSTAYAAVTSIATIGLYLAYAAPTLLRLRKGDAFERGPWHLGRWSKPVGVVAIGWVAVITVLFMLPQASPVTVDTFNYAPIAVAAVLGFAGVWWLASARRWFLDPHHPRNAASVREPAAPPRETDVFRW is encoded by the coding sequence GTGCCACTCGATGTCCCAGGCTCCTCCGGCGTCTCCGGCGTCTCCGACGAGGAGCGCCTCCGCCAGCTCGGCTACACCCAGGTCCTCGCCCGCCACATGTCGGGGTTCGCCAACTTCGCCGTCTCGTTCACGATCATCTCCGTCCTCTCCGGCTGCATGACGCTCTACGGCTTCGGCATGCACACCGGCGGGCCCGCCATGCTCACCTGGGGCTGGATCGGCGTCGGGGCGATGTCCCTGGTCGTGGGGCTGGCGATGGCCGAGGTGTGTTCCTCGTACCCGACGTCGGCCGGGCTGTACTTCTGGGCGTACCGGATGGCCCCGGAGAAGTCGCGGGCGGCGTGGGCCTGGTTCACCGGCTGGTTCAACGTGCTCGGGCAGGTCGCGGCGACGGCGGGCATCGACTTCGGTGCGGCGTCGTTCCTGAACGCCTATCTGGACCTGCAGTTCGGGTTCGCGGCCACGCCGGGCCACACGATGCTGCTGTTCGGCGCGGTGCTCCTGCTGCACGCGGTGCTGAACACCTTCGGCGTGCGGCTGGTGGCCTTCCTCAATTCGGTGAGCGTGTGGTGGCACCTGCTGGGCGTCCTGCTCATCGTGGGCGCGCTCGCCGTCGTGCCGGACCACCACCGGTCGGCGTCGTTCGTGTTCACGCACTTCGTCAACGACACCGGCTGGGGCTCGGGCCTCTACGTGGGGCTGCTCTCGCTCCTCGTCGCGCAGTACACGTTCACCGGCTACGACGCCTCCGCCCACATGACCGAGGAGACGAACGACGCGGCGGTGGCCGGGCCCCGCGGCATCGTCCGGTCGATCTGGGCGTCCTGGATCGCCGGGTTCGTGCTGCTGGCGGGCCTGACGTACGCGATCCAGGACTGGGACGGCGCGGCGGGCACCGCGACGGGGGTGCCGCCCGCGCAGATCTTCATGGACGCGCTCGGCGCGGCCGCCGGCAAGCTGCTGCTGCTCGTCGTGATCGTCGCGCAGCTGTTCTGCGGCATGGCCTCCGTGACGGCCAACTCGCGGATGATCTACGCCTTCTCGCGCGACGGCGCGCTGCCCTTCTCCCGCGTCTGGCACCGGATCAATCCGCAGACGCGCACGCCCACCAACGCCGTGTGGCTGGCCGCCGCGGGGGCGTTCGCGCTGGGCCTGCCGTATCTGATCAACTCCACGGCCTACGCGGCCGTGACCTCGATCGCCACCATCGGCCTGTACCTCGCCTACGCCGCGCCGACCCTGCTGCGGCTGCGCAAGGGCGACGCCTTCGAGCGCGGGCCCTGGCACCTGGGCCGCTGGTCGAAGCCGGTCGGGGTGGTGGCCATCGGCTGGGTCGCCGTGATCACCGTGCTGTTCATGCTGCCGCAGGCGAGCCCCGTCACCGTCGACACGTTCAACTACGCGCCCATCGCGGTCGCCGCCGTCCTGGGTTTCGCCGGTGTCTGGTGGCTCGCCTCGGCCCGCAGGTGGTTCCTCGATCCGCACCACCCGCGCAACGCCGCCTCCGTCCGTGAGCCGGCCGCCCCGCCCCGGGAGACCGACGTCTTCCGCTGGTAG
- a CDS encoding GntR family transcriptional regulator, which translates to MPQASPRGTYLQVAGSLREQIKAGEIAERLPSKADLRRIHGVGASTIDRALAVLKAEGLIESVRGAANYVAGTGDRRPLVEKVTDLLRASGIKPGDAFFTEDELCERFRASRTAVRSAIAKMEGQGLLAGAAPGRRREVRALPDDDRS; encoded by the coding sequence GTGCCGCAGGCCAGTCCGCGAGGTACTTACTTGCAGGTCGCGGGTTCTCTGCGTGAGCAGATCAAGGCGGGGGAGATCGCGGAGAGGCTGCCTTCCAAGGCCGACCTGCGACGCATCCACGGGGTGGGTGCCAGCACGATCGACCGTGCGCTCGCGGTACTGAAGGCCGAGGGACTCATCGAGTCCGTGCGGGGGGCCGCGAACTACGTGGCAGGCACGGGTGACCGGCGCCCACTCGTGGAGAAGGTAACGGACCTTCTGAGAGCAAGCGGCATCAAGCCGGGAGACGCATTCTTCACGGAAGACGAGCTGTGCGAGCGGTTCCGCGCCTCACGGACCGCAGTGCGCTCCGCTATCGCAAAGATGGAAGGGCAAGGGCTGCTTGCCGGCGCCGCGCCGGGAAGGCGGCGGGAGGTGCGAGCCCTGCCAGACGACGATCGCTCATAG
- a CDS encoding HD domain-containing protein, which yields MRMTKWAYELSESLLSEPLPRRWAHSLGVAERARSLQPILGDDAELLEAAAILHDIGYSPVLVKTGFHPLDGARFLRHEQNADERIVRLVAHHTFALLEAEERGLLEELVSEFVMEEQHLVDALVYCDMTTTPDGTRTEPVERVDEIVQRYSPDSIVGRFIQRAAPEVHATVARVGQRLSAAGSR from the coding sequence ATGCGAATGACGAAGTGGGCCTACGAATTGTCGGAATCTCTGCTATCTGAGCCGCTTCCCCGTCGATGGGCGCACTCGCTCGGAGTGGCTGAACGAGCCCGAAGCCTGCAGCCGATCCTTGGCGACGACGCGGAGCTCTTGGAGGCTGCGGCCATCCTGCACGACATCGGGTACAGCCCGGTGCTGGTCAAGACAGGGTTTCATCCTCTGGACGGGGCGCGCTTCCTTCGCCACGAGCAGAATGCGGACGAACGTATCGTGAGGCTCGTAGCTCACCACACTTTCGCTCTACTGGAGGCGGAAGAGCGCGGTCTTCTAGAGGAACTTGTCAGCGAATTCGTCATGGAGGAGCAGCACCTTGTAGACGCCCTGGTCTACTGCGACATGACGACGACCCCGGACGGTACGCGAACCGAGCCGGTGGAACGGGTAGACGAAATCGTCCAGCGGTATAGCCCCGATTCCATCGTCGGGCGCTTCATTCAGAGGGCAGCACCCGAAGTCCATGCGACGGTAGCGCGAGTGGGCCAGCGTCTCTCCGCGGCCGGGTCCCGCTAG
- a CDS encoding NUDIX hydrolase, with translation MSRIDYFEDPHAPRANSVVPSASAVVVDDEGRVLVIHKTDNNLWALPGGGHDIGESITDTAIREVREETGIDIEIERVTGIYTNPHHVMAYDDGEVRQQFTICFRARPTGGTLRSSQESKEVRWASPTDLSDLDIHPSMRLRIEHGLDEGRTSPHIG, from the coding sequence ATGAGCCGCATCGACTATTTCGAGGACCCGCATGCGCCGCGGGCGAACTCGGTCGTTCCATCAGCCAGCGCCGTGGTTGTTGATGATGAGGGTCGAGTACTCGTCATCCACAAGACGGACAACAATCTCTGGGCACTCCCTGGAGGAGGTCACGATATCGGTGAGAGCATCACCGATACGGCCATCCGGGAGGTGCGGGAAGAGACAGGGATCGACATCGAGATCGAGCGCGTCACGGGCATCTACACCAACCCGCACCATGTCATGGCCTATGACGACGGCGAGGTCCGGCAGCAATTCACGATCTGCTTTCGCGCTCGCCCGACGGGTGGCACACTGCGAAGCAGCCAGGAGTCAAAGGAGGTCCGATGGGCCTCACCCACTGACCTCTCCGATCTCGACATCCACCCCTCAATGCGACTTCGCATCGAGCACGGGTTGGATGAGGGGCGTACGTCGCCGCACATCGGCTAG
- a CDS encoding helix-turn-helix domain-containing protein, with product MTNERLRGAIVEAGLTLEKVADHLDVNVKTVERWINGGRAPYNRHKYAAAALLRREVTYLWPDKRTASEVTAVGQAELVKIYPHRNVVPGPLWPKLYAQATRQFDVLTYSAFWLTEDLEFHRIVKEKSAAGLHMRFIFGDPDSAAVAVRGEEEGVGNAQASKTRNALVNCAPLFGLPGVEFRLHGTTLYNSIYRADDEMLTNTHVYGISAWLAPVLHIQRVPGGELFDTYAESIERVWESARQISSPKEC from the coding sequence ATGACCAACGAGCGACTTCGTGGGGCGATCGTGGAGGCTGGCCTGACCCTGGAGAAGGTCGCAGATCATCTCGACGTGAACGTCAAGACTGTGGAGCGGTGGATCAACGGCGGGCGCGCGCCGTACAACAGGCACAAGTACGCCGCAGCCGCTCTCCTACGCCGCGAGGTGACCTACCTCTGGCCAGACAAGCGCACGGCTTCCGAAGTAACCGCGGTGGGGCAGGCCGAGTTGGTCAAGATCTATCCCCACCGCAATGTCGTGCCGGGCCCCCTCTGGCCCAAGCTGTACGCACAGGCAACGCGACAGTTCGACGTCCTCACTTACTCCGCCTTCTGGCTGACTGAGGACCTAGAGTTCCACCGGATCGTGAAGGAGAAGTCTGCCGCCGGCCTACACATGCGATTCATCTTCGGCGACCCGGACTCTGCGGCTGTCGCCGTTCGAGGCGAGGAAGAGGGGGTAGGGAACGCGCAAGCGAGCAAGACCCGCAACGCCCTCGTGAACTGCGCTCCGCTCTTCGGGCTGCCCGGTGTGGAATTTCGACTCCACGGCACCACGTTATACAACTCGATCTATCGAGCCGATGACGAGATGCTCACCAACACCCATGTCTACGGCATCAGCGCTTGGCTTGCCCCGGTTCTCCACATCCAGCGAGTGCCCGGCGGTGAATTATTCGACACCTACGCCGAGAGCATCGAACGAGTCTGGGAGTCCGCCCGCCAAATTTCGTCCCCCAAAGAATGTTGA
- a CDS encoding DUF6284 family protein has protein sequence MFPDPARVAGVLPLSDREPTDADLNAIEREMPLIQAEVALLDVEVALLDRPLTGVDVKRLRRAERRVLVEIIRWLASRAAAGSEAA, from the coding sequence ATCTTCCCGGATCCCGCCCGTGTGGCGGGAGTCTTACCGCTGTCGGATCGGGAGCCGACCGACGCTGATCTGAATGCCATCGAGCGGGAGATGCCGCTGATTCAGGCGGAGGTTGCCCTGCTCGATGTTGAGGTTGCCCTGCTCGACAGGCCGCTGACGGGCGTGGACGTGAAGCGTCTGCGCCGGGCGGAGCGGCGGGTGCTGGTCGAGATCATCCGGTGGCTGGCGAGCCGCGCTGCCGCGGGATCGGAGGCGGCGTGA
- a CDS encoding GGDEF domain-containing protein has protein sequence MDAFHVLAAGGTAAPLVAGWSAHMLLLRRRLARARLDALTGLPGRELFTHVARRDLRRPGSMAALVVDLDGFKAVNDRHGHAAGDALLVALAQRLRYWASSLDGTAGRLGGDEFAATARLVTPAHLPGHLRALDTALREPVLHRDTTLAVGASTGAFVHGGLPQVELSRALRRADEAMYAAKRDGGGWRIADGPVPEMTTTNSRRTGRPGTTPLPGGAR, from the coding sequence ATGGATGCCTTCCACGTTCTTGCAGCTGGCGGGACGGCCGCTCCGCTGGTGGCGGGTTGGTCGGCGCACATGCTGCTGCTGCGCCGTCGTCTGGCGCGGGCGCGCCTGGACGCGCTGACCGGCCTGCCGGGCCGCGAACTGTTCACGCACGTCGCGCGACGCGACCTGCGCCGCCCGGGCAGCATGGCCGCACTCGTGGTGGACCTGGACGGCTTCAAAGCCGTCAACGACCGCCACGGCCATGCCGCCGGAGACGCGCTGCTCGTCGCCCTCGCGCAGCGGCTGCGGTACTGGGCGTCCTCACTGGACGGCACCGCTGGGCGCCTGGGCGGGGATGAGTTCGCCGCAACGGCCCGGCTGGTGACACCCGCCCATCTGCCGGGCCACCTGCGCGCTCTCGACACCGCCCTGCGCGAACCCGTCCTCCACCGGGACACCACACTCGCCGTCGGCGCCTCGACCGGCGCGTTCGTGCACGGCGGCCTGCCCCAGGTGGAGCTGAGTCGCGCGCTACGCCGCGCCGATGAGGCCATGTACGCGGCCAAGCGTGACGGGGGCGGGTGGCGGATCGCCGACGGTCCCGTCCCGGAGATGACCACCACGAACAGCCGCCGCACCGGCCGTCCCGGCACGACTCCCCTTCCCGGAGGTGCACGATGA
- a CDS encoding DUF6303 family protein, protein MATPFRAQMANTSGRWQLYVVLLGVPVSWWPEADWGRSDPVPTPVERERALAELGYQVAPGCCWEWIEDSDDPDDPATPVRLIATAEVLPARAGGPE, encoded by the coding sequence ATGGCCACACCGTTCAGGGCCCAGATGGCCAACACCTCCGGCCGGTGGCAGCTCTATGTCGTGCTGCTGGGTGTGCCGGTGTCGTGGTGGCCGGAGGCTGACTGGGGCCGCTCGGATCCGGTGCCCACGCCGGTTGAGCGGGAGCGGGCGCTGGCGGAGCTGGGCTACCAGGTGGCTCCGGGATGCTGCTGGGAGTGGATCGAGGACAGCGACGATCCCGACGACCCGGCGACGCCGGTGCGGCTGATCGCCACCGCCGAAGTCCTGCCTGCGCGGGCCGGGGGCCCCGAGTGA
- a CDS encoding RRQRL motif-containing zinc-binding protein has protein sequence MSAAFGGCYDPTGATHGIPTYPWRLAPDGLATRRQLRARGLRPGGQPVAAQVMRRSRRRKAGVLVGYLYRIDQALPVRPMTPGRIAALAAAMRARRTCPTCQTDAGYCIPTSLGECVTCAYATDQHVA, from the coding sequence ATGTCCGCCGCGTTCGGCGGCTGCTACGACCCGACCGGGGCCACGCACGGGATACCGACGTACCCGTGGCGCCTGGCCCCGGACGGGCTGGCCACCCGCCGCCAACTCCGCGCCCGCGGCCTACGCCCGGGCGGACAGCCGGTTGCCGCGCAGGTGATGCGCCGTTCCCGCCGCCGCAAGGCCGGGGTGCTGGTCGGCTACCTCTACCGCATCGACCAGGCCCTGCCCGTACGCCCGATGACCCCGGGCCGCATAGCGGCACTGGCCGCGGCGATGCGCGCCCGCCGCACCTGCCCCACCTGCCAGACGGACGCCGGCTACTGCATCCCCACCTCACTCGGGGAGTGCGTGACCTGCGCCTACGCCACAGACCAGCACGTCGCCTGA
- a CDS encoding bifunctional DNA primase/polymerase, protein MSEPLTVGFPHLRLLAAALDAALRDWHVFPLLPESTIPALHDERSCPGAGPCAGGHLGWEARSTVDPDRITGAWTVGPYNVGIATGPSRLAVLDLDPSGEGSREDARDGAAALTALCEGAGHPVPATYQVRTAHGGLHLYFTVPTGTRLNSSCGGPLIPGVRVRAWGGYAVAPGSIAPAGVYHVVDGRDPVPLPDWLLRTLTSGVAA, encoded by the coding sequence ATGAGCGAGCCCTTGACCGTCGGCTTCCCCCACCTGCGGCTGCTGGCCGCCGCGCTGGATGCTGCTCTGCGCGACTGGCATGTCTTCCCCCTGCTGCCCGAGAGCACGATCCCCGCACTCCACGATGAGCGGTCCTGCCCTGGCGCCGGTCCGTGCGCCGGCGGGCATCTGGGGTGGGAGGCGCGGTCGACCGTCGATCCTGACCGCATCACTGGCGCGTGGACTGTGGGTCCCTACAACGTCGGTATCGCCACCGGCCCCTCCCGCCTGGCCGTCCTCGACCTGGACCCGTCCGGTGAGGGGAGTAGGGAGGATGCCCGTGATGGGGCGGCGGCCCTCACGGCGCTCTGCGAGGGGGCCGGGCACCCCGTCCCCGCTACGTATCAGGTTCGGACTGCGCATGGTGGGCTGCACCTGTACTTCACGGTTCCGACGGGCACCCGGCTGAACAGCAGCTGCGGTGGCCCGCTCATTCCGGGTGTGCGCGTCCGGGCGTGGGGTGGGTACGCCGTCGCCCCGGGCAGCATCGCCCCGGCCGGTGTGTACCACGTCGTTGACGGCCGGGACCCGGTCCCGCTCCCTGACTGGCTCCTGCGCACGCTGACCTCGGGGGTGGCGGCATGA